From Brassica oleracea var. oleracea cultivar TO1000 chromosome C3, BOL, whole genome shotgun sequence, a single genomic window includes:
- the LOC106330930 gene encoding uncharacterized protein LOC106330930, which produces MGLEGQENSTAEINTKVDNMYGEHNGKFEALNTHLKVLKKQVAQTASSSRTAPGFLPGKSETNPKEFVNAVTLRSGKTIEGSNKKEIDRSQEQIDRSKGKEIDRSGPSGSTDPVSTKPNSSEPEEVYVAPPAYVPKAPYPSRPRQKIKEREYEKLKNLVGELHVRLPFVEAVKMVPSLKRYMKEILTDKMSLERGVLMLNEECSAVLQNVMPKKREDPGAFVLPCRIGSLTFEKSLCDLGSGVSLMPFSVSERLGMTNYKPTRISLVLADRSVRRPVGVLKNIPVGVGKGYVLTDFVVLEQEEEPKDPLILGRPFLATAGAMIDVQNGHIDLRLGDMAMRYNVEKVLKNPTIDGQTFWVDTLTELVEEMDEELHTDDPLQVALTQRESEFGFMNQEVVGFSEILDPASPIEKHVAYVSLEDSGTDKTVKPSSSQPDWSEENAPKVELKALPAGLRYAFLGPNSTYPVIICANLNNVETALLLSKLRKYRKALGYSLDDITGMYHDQAEIDRSNRNRTGDPCKRLFDPGERQKKKGCASQPAVSGDSDDDSSAHDTAAGPEAAEDSDDDGALERRLKRRTDRNA; this is translated from the exons ATGGGGCTAGAAGGTCAGGAGAATAGCACTGCAGAGATAAACACCAAGGTGGATAACATGTATGGAGAACATAATGGGAAGTTTGAAGCTTTGAACACCCATTTGAAAGTTTTGAAAAAGCAAGTTGCTCAAACCGCCTCCAGCAGCAGAACAGCACCTGGATTTCTACCAGGGAAGTCAGAGACGAATCCCAAGGAGTTTGTGAATGCTGTAACACTTAGGAGTGGAAAAACGATCGAAGGATCGAATAAGAAAGAGATCGACAGATCTCAGGAACAGATCGACCGATCCAAGGGGAAGGAGATCGATCGATCCGGTCCTTCTGGATCGACCGATCCCGTGTCAACAAAGCCAAATTCCTCTGAACCTGAAGAGGTGTATGTGGCGCCTCCTGCTTATGTTCCTAAGGCTCCATACCCATCCAGACCAAGGCAGAAGATCAAAGAACGTGAGTACGAGAAGCTAAAGAACCTTGTTGGGGAGTTACATGTGAGATTGCCATTCGTTGAAGCGGTGAAGATGGTACCTTCTCTTAAAAGGTACATGAAGGAGATTCTTACCGATAAGATGAGCCTAGAGCGGGGTGTGTTGATGCTCAATGAGGAGTGTAGCGCAGTTCTACAAAATGTCATGCCTAAAAAGCGTGAAGATCCCGGAGCATTTGTTCTACCATGCCGCATTGGATCACTTACTTTTGAGAAGAGTCTCTGCGATCTGGGTTCAGGAGTGAGCCTAATGCCTTTCTCTGTCTCTGAGAGACTAGGCATGACGAACTACAAACCTACAAGGATATCCTTGGTCCTTGCTGACCGATCAGTGCGAAGACCAGTCGGTGTACTAAAAAACATCCCTGTTGGTGTTGGAAAGGGATACGTGCTTACCGATTTTGTAGTTCTGGAGCAGGAAGAGGAACCTAAAGATCCTCTCATTTTGGGCAGACCATTTTTAGCTACTGCTGGAGCCATGATTGATGTACAGAATGGGCATATAGACTTACGTCTAGGAGACATGGCGATGAGATACAATGTGGAGAAGGTGCTGAAAAATCCGACTATTGATGGACAGACTTTCTGGGTTGATACATTGACTGAACTGGTGGAGGAAATGGATGAAGAGTTGCACACTGATGATCCTCTACAAGTCGCATTGACCCAAAGGGAGAGTGAGTTCGGGTTCATGAACCAAGAAGTGGTTGGATTTTCTGAGATTTTGGATCCAGCCTCACCGATTGAGAAGCATGTCGCCTATGTCAGCCTTGAAGACTCAGGCACCGATAAAACCGTCAAACCGTCATCCTCCCAACCAGATTGGAGTGAGGAGAATGCTCCAAAGGTGGAACTTAAAGCCCTCCCAGCTGGGCTGAGGTATGCATTCTTGGGACCGAATTCCACATATCCTGTTATTATTTGTGCTAACCTGAATAATGTGGAGACCGCTTTGCTTCTTTCAAAATTGCGAAAGTATAGAAAAGCATTGGGGTACTCTTTGGATGATATTACAG GCATGTATCACGATCAGGCAGAGATCGATCGATCAAACAGAAACAGAACGGGCGATCCATGTAAAAGATTGTTCGATCCGGGTGAG AGACAGAAGAAGAAGGGATGCGCATCACAGCCAGCTGTTTCTGGAGATAGCGATGACGACTCAAGCGCTCACGACACCGCTGCTGGACCTGAGGCAGCGGAGGACTCTGATGATGATGGAGCATTGGAGAGGCGCCTGAAGAGGCGCACTGACCGCAACGCCTGA